The nucleotide window TACCTAGAGCATTAAATTCTTGCACTCATTGCCAGCCGTTTTCATTCCATGTTTGCCCTAGcccagggctggagcacttggcTTGTGCACATTCCAAGGGATGTTTTATTCTTGTTCAAAAAGCTTACTGTCACTgggttcttttatttattatattttggtAAAACAGTCATTTCTGTTGGCCCCAAGCATTTGTTGAACACAAGGGGGTAAACTGCGCTTGGAAACGGCCAGCTTGAGACTCTCCTTAGGAACCTAGTTTTCTGACAGCACCCAATCTTTTGCTGACTACAAATTAGATGAAATTCAGAGCACTTTGAGTTGCAGCTATATATAACCATCAGCacagtagcttttttttccttctgcaaactagttatttaaaaaaaataagcctcAGGGTAGTATAGGAGTGTGTTCAGCAGTGTACAAAACAATGGAGCTTAATGGCAGAAAGAAAGGAGCGTGCAATGGTGTatgtgcagcagagctggaggtgaGAGGGTAATACTTTGTCCCCAGAATTCCTCTGGCTGCTACCAGTGCTACTGAATTCATGCTAAGGCAACTGTAAATTACCCTTCTGCTGCTCTAATAATTTAAGTCTGCCCACCGCAGCTGGGAGCTGAGACGGTGAGCCCATGCTGGTGGCATGGGTAGAGCATGGCAGCACGTTGCGCACCAAGCACACAGCAATAACCACAGCGGTGCACACCCCGCCAGCCTGAGACTGTCTCAGTGCAAGAAATACGGACCTCCTTCCCTGAGGGAATTTATGGCTTTCCTTCTCACCAGCCCTGGGCACAACCCTCTTCGGCTTTCCCAGAAAAACAGGAGCAGGCACTGGGTGCATGACGAGTGCTGCAAGGAAATTGGGTGCAGCCCACAAACACTCTATCCCACTGCAGTGGGAAGCAAGGGGGGAGCGGTGTAACGAATCTcccagcctggggaggagggatgccTTCTGTTGCATGACATGAGTTTGGGAGCAATAAAATAATAACTAAATACAAAAGCAATGTGGTGGGGAAAAGGGGCCAGTTAAACACCCTGTCTTTAAATTGCGACTGATGCCAATTGGCAAACTCCAGTGACTGCTACAGCAAAAAGTCAATTCACTTCTGTTGATGTCTGGCCCGTGGCGTTTGTTGCAGAGCCACAGGAGGACTGGCACCTGGGGGAGCAGAGCGAGGGGGCAGCTGGACTGGATCTCCCCTGACAGCTCCCCTCCCTCCTGGCTTTCTCACAGCACTTGTAGCGGGGCTGCAGCACCCACTGGGTCTCTGTCGTCTCCTCCGGGCCGCTGATCTTGTGGACAGCTGAAGTCCATAGAATTAGGCTGGTTTAACCGGTGGAGCAGCACATTCTCTCCTGACAGTGCTCGAGTCAGCAGAAGTCTGGATAGGAGAGTAATGCAGGGACTGGTGCTCTCTTAGCAAGCAGAGATCCCATACAGGTTATGGGGCTGTTGGTTACAGGGAGCTTGTGTCACTTAAACTTAGCCTAGGAGTCATTTCCCACGCGTTTCCCAAGGTGGCACTCCAGTGAGCACAGCCATGCCCAGGGCATGCCAGAGGTCTTCGTGCCTGGCCTGTGTGTTTGGGGTTCACTCCAGTGGGGTGACACCACAAACCTGCCCACGGGAGCTTGCATTTGGGACTGTCCTGCCACTTCCCCCCTCACCGGTGCCTCTTACGCATAGCCTGCAGCCCCAGCTACAACCAAGGCAGAGCTTTCCACTACGAACACATAACATGCGATttaaatagaggaagaaaaaagctgaaaagaaaaaaccccaccaaacccactctactctctctcctcccagcccaaAACATTCCGGCCTTTCCTTTCCTGCCACTTGAGAGGGGGGTTTATTGACATTATGCAAGCGCTGAAacgtttttctttttcttctctcccgtcccttttttcctctctccccctccctcctccggGGGTTGCAAAGGTAGTTCAAACCCCTCCAGTCATCTCGGCTTATCAGCCAAAGGAGATGCATTCCTCTGGGCTGCTCCCTTTATAAGTCACTGCTGGCCGGGCGCCCGCTCGCCGCTCCGCAGCCTCCGcgccggcagcgctgcccgctgcccccgccgccccgccatgCCCTAGCCCGGGCGCCGCTCGCCCGCCGGGGGACGCGcagcagcccggggagggccggCGGCGATGGCACCCCCGTCCCCCGCCCGCCCCTGAGGGCGGCTGCCGCCGGGATGTTCAGCTGGCACCGGAGCGTCACGCTGGGAGCGCCCTGGAGGAGAGGTGagtccgccgccgccgccccccccggggctgccccggcccgcccggAGCCAGCCGGCAGCTGCCGGCACACCTCCCCAGACCCGCTCCTCCGCCACCCCCTTCCTTCCCGTCCGCGGCCGCGCAGACGGTACTTAGGACAAGCCCAGCGCGGCCTGCCCCGCTCCCGGGTCCCGCCGGACGGGCTGCCCGCACCGCACCGCACGGCTGCCGCCCTGGTCCCGGCCCCAGCCCCATGCTGCGCTCCCTGCTCTCCGGCTGCCTCTGCCCCCACGCAGGTAAGGCTGCAGTGAGCCCCTCCTCGCTTAAGCCTCCGGCCGGTCAGCtcctgccccggggccggcggcgggaaGGATCGCGTTCTAGGAAccgatttgttttccttttacaacggatttattttgcatttgtaagCGTGGAAAGGCTCGGGAGAGGACAGCAGGAGAGGCGAGAGTGCTGGCTCCGGGCGGTCTGTGCGTGAAGGAGGGCGAGCTGCCCAGGGTGGGAGCAGGAAGGGGGAACCCGGGGGACCGGCATCCGAGCGGCTGTGCGCACGTGTCCCGCCGGTATCGCTCGGGTTTTGCGCTAACGTGAGGCGGATCAGGTCTGCCCTCAGCCTGTCACTGCACCGGCAATGGGTATCGGATCGCTTTCTAGGCTGGTACAGCCCCATCCAACAGGCATTATCCCGAGTTTGAGAGGTTTTATCTGCTCCCTCCTGTTCTGTGCGGGGAAGGCAGCTATGGTCCTGCAGCAGATCACTTGTAACTTCGTAAGTCTGTTGTCAAAACAAATGATGTGGTCTCAGACCGCCTTTTTCAGGCGCAATGGCTCTGGTATGTTTTATTCCTTAGCCAGTACTGCAGGCTTTGAGATCGCAAGCCCCGGGTGGCAGAATACCCTTAGCATCCCTGTTTACCCGTCAGCTTGGCTTGTGCCAGCTGTAAATCAGATCTGCAGTTCCTGTCTCCGTTAACATCGCTGCACTGAGTTGGTTTGCTTGGCATGGAGGTGGCTACAGACAGGGCTTGCCAGAGTCTAAGCGTAGCGTGCTGTGCGACAGCAGGGTGGTAAAGATGTTGCAAAACACTGTGTTGGAGTGGTTATGTCTCCTCGGGTCCTGACTTCCCACCTGTATGCTCAACTCCTGCCTCCTTGGACTGCTGTagtgcaggcagctcctgcaGAGTCACCAGAGCTGCCACATTCATGGGCATCTGCTCAGGCACTCACTGCCGGGCTTGTGCTTCCCAGCTCTTCTGCTCTGGGGCAGCTACTCAGAGCTCAGTGCGAGCTGGAGCCTCTCTGAGGTGTCCTAGCAGGTAACTGCCAGGCACTGCACTAGCAAGGGCTGCTGAAGCACATTTCTCTGCCTGGGTTTGGTCTGGAGACTGCATTTCACCCAAAGACACGAAGGCCCctacagcagtgctgctgcaagAGCACTCCAGCATCACCACAAGATGTGGAGAGTGTTTGAAGAGATGCCATTTTACTCTATGGTGGAAAccgctctttttttttcccctggatgcAATTTGACCATGAACTTGTTTCCCCCAAGCTATATAGTGGAAGCCTGATGGCAGGGTtaggagaggaaaggaagctTGCTCTTCCACATGGAAGTGTCCCTCATCACCCCAGACACTGCAGTACTGTTGTAGGGGTAGGTGGAAGATTTGGTGGGGGAACAGACATCACACAGAGCACTGAGGGATCAAAAAGACATTCAGCTAGAATTTCTCCAAATAAGAAACGGGGACACCACTCCCTAGTCACCTTGGCTGGAAAAGGGCACCAAATATTATGTGTCCTGGTTTGGACCCAACCTCTACTCAGAGCCAAGAATATGCGGTTTCTTGTGAGCTTTGTGGCAGGGACTTTAAAGTTGCATCTCTGAATGCAGCTTAAGATACAGAATATAAACTAAACAagacttttaaatttgttttagaGTGTCAGCTCAATAACAGGGGTGTAGGCTGGATCTTCCCCCCCTCCTTGGGGGGGCTGTTAAAGCAGAAGCATCAGGGTTGCAGGACCTCCTACATCAGCAAGTTCAGTTTACTGCAGCTACAGAGCCCTGCATCACCACCTCCTCATCATCTCACCAAGGTCCTTGGGTGGCCCCATGAAGagcaacaaaccaaaaaattgtCACCACTCTCTTTGCAACCATAAAAGATTTCAGACATACCGAAGAGTAAGATTACACCTGCTCACTGCTCCCTCGTTTGAGCAGAAGCAGTTCTCTGGGGTTTTGCCTAGGGACAGCAATGACTGCACATGAAGAATAGGTTAACAGTGACCTTTCTGATACATTTATGAGTTCCTTTGGCTTCAGTTGAAGCACCGGGGTCTTAATGGCTTTGGTCTGTGGGGCTATTGAACAGTTGTTTATCCAAGCTTATTATAGGCAATAAAACCTGAATTACTACATACCTGTCATCCCTGGGGGGCAAGTTCCATCCTTGCAGAGGGCCTCCTGTCTCCTAGTTCATTTCTGGCTGAACACTCCTTTGCAATATGAGGCAGGCCTGCAAATCAGATGTGCAAGGAAAGATCTAAATTAGATGGGTTTTGCTAAGGTGTGGTATATTTGTTtccattgttttcattttctgcttagaCATATTAGCGAGCTGTGTGCCAAATAATCTTTTGCTATTATACAGGGCTGCTCATGAAAGCACCATTTCCTTTATTTAAGGTTTTGAACCTTTCTCCTGAAGGAGCACATGGGAATTTCCAAGGAGAAGGATTTGCAGGTCTTTAGTAAGAGCTGCCATGTCCCTGAAAAAGTCACACAAATAAGCACCATAGGTGACTGCAGGAGCTGAGCCTCCCCCTGACGCCAGGAGTTGTTAGGTTGCATATGTTGCAGAGTAGGGAGGACCTGGGCACAGATCCTTGTGCACCAAAATTATCCTTGGCCTGGTTTTCCCACTGggctatatataaaaaaaagtaagttgcAGCGTAAATACAGTCATGAGTGGGAGAGGCTCTTTAGCTGGTGTTATGTGCATGGTCAGGTGTTGGTCTAAAAATTGGTGACTGCCAGCCTACACGAGTAACTCTGATAAACCAGGTGGTCTGCAGGGACCTGCTGTGCCCTGGGTCTTTCTGCCAGAGGTCACTAATCTATCAGACCTGTCACTCTGTTTCAAAAACTTCACAGGTCACTTGGAATGAATAGAAGCAAGCTGTAAAAATGTCAAGTGGCCTCTCTACTTGGAAATCCATTTCCTCTTTAGTTCACCCAACTATATCCATCAGTAAACAATCAATCTCCCTCTCATTCCTCCTCAAATGCCTGAAGAGCTATaattatctcctcctttttctaaAACATATATTAAAGCAATAAATGCCTCTTCAGAGTCCTTGAACCCGGTTATCTTTCTCTCAGCATCTGTTTTATATAGATTTATCATTCCCAGCTGCAGCTATGGTGGATCTATAACATTTCTGGTCACATTATATTACCAAACTATCATCTGGAGGAACTTCACACACTTAACTAACAGCAAGACTGGAGAGCACCTTGGAGCCAAACAATCCAGGAACTTTGTGCTTTTCGTTCAAGGACTGTCCAAGATCTCAGCTTTGGCATGATTATTCCTTTGCATTCAACATTTCAAGCAAATCGAATTGTATATATACTCCCATGATATCCACATGCATTTCAGTTCCCCACTTGGATAAATTGAAATTTTGAGAATGGGGTCTATCACACAAATATTCAGTTAACACATGGGAGCGTGTTCTTCTGTGAGTGTGAATTTTTCAGTCAcaattccaattaaaaaaaaaaaagtttctaagaCAGTGATTTTCAAGCCTTCACAAGTCTTTGCCATTGTGGATAGAGGTTGTAACTGGTGCACTGAAGACACAAGACCTTTCCAATAGGTACCCTTAGAAATTCTTAGGCTCACGATTGTCCTAATTGTTTAGGAGAAGCTCTTGCTCCGATTGGGCAGCCCAAGATACAGCAGCATGCTCACAGAGTAGCTTTGCTTGAAAGGCATTGGGAAGGCAGATTGTCTGCAGAAACTTGGTGCCAAACAGCACCCCTGCCATCGCCAGGACTGGGATCAGGTCTTCAACAGGCCTGTAAAGCACCAGGAAGCAGGGAGATCCTCACCCCATGGAAGGCCATGGCAAAGCTGGACTGTGGAGATAGATTTCCCTCCCAGAGGGTCAATTGGTGGTGGttgctgggggttttttctggGTGGGGgttgcttgttgggtttttttggtttgggttttttggcagcATAAGAGTAATCCAGTTCTTGTAAGTATTGGGGTCCTGTCCATGCAATGACTCCCTGTGCCCACGGGGCTATGCAAGGGGCAGCCACTGCCCAGCTGGGAAAGTAACAGCTCCTGCATGCTCTGCGTGGGGGCCAGCTGGTGGGCTCCTGCTGAGAAGGGGGTGTCAGCACAGCCCCACCACCCAGCCCAACCCCTCAGCACATATGGGGGAAGAGTCAGCAGCAAAAAATGCCTATTGTTTCAGAAAGGAAGTGACCCCTTTTCTCTTAAATGCTGGGAAATGGAGACCTCATCATTGGTGAGAAAAAAATGTCCCCTCTTTGCAGTGAAAGGGAAATGCCACCTGAGCTGTACTGCCAGCAGTGTTAGAGAATGTGTCACAGTGACAGGACTAAAGGGACACTTTTTTGtaaaggaaggaaggacaagggAATGCAAGGACTGAATGGGAGAGGCAGCCTTTCATTTCTAGGTCAGGAGTCTGACTCCAGCTGACTAGTCACTGCTGCCTAATGATTCTTCAAAAGCTGCTGATCATCTCTTAGTTTGTTACTTGGAGGCCACAGCCCCATCACAGAACCTGTCCTACATGGAACAGGATTTAATCCTTGGCACAGCTGGAGCTAGAGAGGAGTTACTAGGCAGGCTGTGCAGGTCCTCTATGTGatacagaaaagccttttctggGACTTCGCATATGCATCTTGTTCCTGTGCTCAGGGCTGAGCAGACTGGTAGGAATGATGGGGTTTGACTTTGGTCTTCCTTTGCAGGGCAGCTGTGCAAAATCCCTGCTACTCCAGCAACCCAAGTCATTGGTGATGCCATTTATTTCTGGTGTTCTGTTCCTGTGGCACACTACAGCTGGAAAGTACCAGCCTTATGGACTTAAATCTAGAGGGTGTTATGTGTCTTGTGGTAGAGGGGAATGGGGAGAGGAGTAGCCACTCTGAGCATTTCTGGACTGCTCACCTGCTGCCTCTCCCTGGGACTGCCACCATGCATAACCCTGCCAGCACCACCCACTGTGGATGGGTTCGCTGTGCACTTGAACTTTGCCTGGGGACAAGCAGAGGGCTGCCATGGCTCTTATGCTGCTATCCTTTGTAACACAATGGCAGATGGAGACAAGCAAAGCTTTGGCTCCAATTGTGCCAGTCATTGTGCACACGTTTAACAGAGATTCTCCCCATGCCAAGTAGCCTACAAATCAGGATGAACATTTTGAGAAGATGGGTGGGCACAGACCAGAAGGGATAAGGGCAGCACTGTACAGTATAACTCTGTACTGCCACTAGCAGCACTCATCCCACTGCCAGTCTGGCCTCTTCCCACCACCAGTACTCCCATTAGCCAGATGCATCAGATGCTATGATACTTGAGTCAGTGCATCAGAAGCCAAGGACCCCTCCCAGGGACATAGCAGAGCTTAACAGGGCTTGCACTGAAAGAATTGCCAGTGCAATGCTTTGGAGCATGGGGATTTGAATACAGACTTTGGCTTGGTTTACTAGAAAGGTGGGAGCTTTTGCAGGAATTGGGCCTGGACAGGACTGGGAATGCCTGGGAGTTTTGCCTGGGCAGTTGTTCAAATGCATCTCTTGCATGCAGCTTACCGGGATAAAGAAACTGCTTGAAAGCAATTTCACGTTTAGATATCCGCCCTCCTTCCTCAGGTCAGAAATCTCTATATTAATGCACTAGTCTGTGCCCTGGCAGCTACTAGTTATTGTGCAACAGGAAAAATACACTTGGACTTAAAACTCCAAGGAAGGAAAAGCCTTGGGGCAGGAGCTGATGGGAGGGTATTCACCTCTGAAGGATTTAAGTTTCTCAGCTAGGCTTTGCTAACTGCCAACAGAGAAGTATCCTAGAAAGCAatttggaaacaaagcaaagtTCTAGAGGCTTAGCTGGGACATATCAATTCCTTTCACTCCCTACTAATTACCTTCAGATATCACCTCCCCATGAGATTGGAAGCAGTCTTATTCTCCAACTGTACAGGCACAGGAAATCAGCAACTTGCACGCAGTTACGCATAATTAGTCACCATCAGTTACAGGCTGATATTACAACAGAGGGAACCCTGTTTATCTCTAGTGTGATTACAAAGCCATATAACCCTTTAAGAGGGCTACTAGTTAACCGGAGACAATGTTTGGCCTGGGCACACACTGCTGAAGATGCTGCAGGAAGCTATACTGATTCCTAAGCGTGCACACACAACTCCATTCCCTCCAGTGCTGCCATACCAGTGTCCCAGCCAGCTGCCTGAAAACAGCATCCTTCGGTACCTTACCCCACCCCAGAAGGGGTGTGGAAAAACAgtgcaggggaaaagaaacaaaaaacaacaacaaaaatcttggCTGATTTCCCAGGAGCAGCAGTGTCAAACCTGGCTGGCCTCCAGCAGGAGTAAATACATCTTACCAACCTTAATGCCACTGTTCAGCTCTCTGAAGTTCTTCACACCTCCTTTCAGAAGCCTCCGCACAGCATTGTAACTGTACCCCTGTGGCACACTCCTTCCAGCACCAGGCAGGAGTCCATCATCCCTGCTTTGCTCCAGGCCCCTGGTATTGTTGTACAAAGCACTTACAGGCCAAGTCCTCAGCCAAAATTAGCTGACACAATTCTGTTAGGGGCCCTGGTAATGAGCTAATTTATAGGAGCTGAGGGTCTGGcgcactttttgttttgttttgtttttttttttggtaattgcACAGATGAGCTTTAATTGCACCATTCTGGTGTTTGTTGGCAATATGCTTGAAAGAGCTGAGCATTTTTTTATGCTCTTTCAAGATCTGTAGCACAAACAATCTGCTTGTTGGAAGCCCCATGGTTTACATTCCCTAACCCAGTtaacagagaggaagaagagattgTTCCGTCAGTGAGGTGCAGCAAGAAAAACTTGAGTTTCAGGTGACTGCCTTAATCATGGGAGATCTCTCCACTGTAGCACAGATGACCTCATTGACCATGGGAAAGTATCATTGAATGAATGAGGATGAGGTGCCTAAGTGTGTTGCAAAATCCTGCCATCCTTTGCATCTATTCTGAACTTGTGGTAGGGGGATGATAACATTTTGCATCATTGCAAGGGGTTGGGAGGATAAATCAGAAGTGCTCAAACACTGTGGTTACCAGGACCTGCCAGTGCCAAGATCATGAAGCCTGGAACAGACAAACAAGAAATTGTGAAACCATGCAATGTTGCTAGTGACCACAGGATGGGGAGAGCAAAGGACTGTGCTATCCAGAGCACAGACCTTTCTCAGCACTGGAGTTGTTGACATCGAGGGGACCCTCACGCAGAGGGCCAGAgatttcatctcattttttttctacccCAGCCAAACTTTCTGGTACACTTTGTAGCTTTCATAGTCATAAAAGATACAAATTAAAGCATCTGGCAAGACCTCATTTTAATACGCTGCTTCCTGATTTCAGACAAAGAAATATTTGTGTAGGCCAAGGTGAAACCGgttaagcaagaaaaaaaaggggcagaTTGAAAGACAATAAGAGAATCTCCAAAGGAAAGCATGGCATGGTTAATAAGTGAAGGCGATCAGAGTCTGTGGGAAGGAACTACCATTGCATATAGTAATTCCTGGTAAGAGTGACAGCTGTATGatttgttcttaaaaagaaagtGCAGCAATGCAACTGCTCTCCTCTTGATTCCCAGTGGCTTTGTTGTGCCATCTGGGGCGGTGATGCCATCAGAAGAGCCTGTTAGCCTTTCATTCTTCATGCAGATACACTTTGCCTCTCACTGCCAAGAGGTGTTTGCAGCTGATCAGGTAGATCCTCTTCACTCCAAATCAGTAACGActcagctccagctcctccttccaAAACCTGGCACCAAGCTCCCTTTTACAAGTGGCATTTTGCTGTGCCTGAAGCTGCAAACCAGGGTCCCTCCTTGTCCTCAGTTCAGGGTCCATCATGCTCATCCCAAGAGTGGAAGGGCTGTTAacccagcccagcacaggcagctcctggTGAGCTTTCCTGTGGTATTTGTGTGGGCAATGTCTTTCTCTTGTCCCCCACCACAGCAGTGTACTGGTGTTGCATTGCTGACAGTCTGCCACTGACTGTCCCAAATGTGGCTCTTTACAGTGGAGGGGTACCTGTGAATCCTGCCAAGGGAGGTGGGTGCAATTCTCTATATGATAAACAAGATCTTCTGTAAGGGTTATAAGCACTATGTGCCCAAGTGCCACAAAAAGCCCATCAGATGGGATTATTTAGCACTGACAGCCCTTTATGAAAATCCAGTGTAAAATATTAAATCTATGGCTGCCTATGAACAGTAAAGGGCATGTTTCAGTGGTATCCCAAGACATTCTGAAGATAAAATAGAAGGAATTTAAATAAAGTAGAAAATGATCCATGTAATAGCTAGCTTGGCCTTAATGAGTAAAAGTCTCCCTTGTCTGTGGACATTGCAGAAAGCAACGTGGAGGAGGGAAGGCTGGAAAATGGGTTATTTCTGAAACAGGGAGTTTCCTGGGTTACCGTGAAGGAGGGCTGCACAGCAGCTCTACCACTGGTGTGGGGTCCCAGGCTTCCCTCCTTACTTAGGGATAATTGTGTTACCAGGAGTGAGTTTGTGAAGCAGCTGCTGGTTTGATGTCAGGCAAAAAGGAAGGAAGTAGGAGAGgggaatgaaaggaaatgaagTAGGAAGTAAGATATCCTGAAAAGTCTATGTATTATAGCCCTCTGAGGTGCTCTGGGTCAGGCACTAATAAGGGAAAAACTGAAGTTTTGTACTGCAGCAATTCCTGGTCCTAAATCCACGAACAGATGGATTTGGAGCTGACATTTGCAGTTTACTAAAGGGTGGATGCAGAGCTTTCACACTGGCTCTCATGCCAGTGTGAACCAGAAGTCTGCCCTGTGAAATATTagattcagaaaaacagtaagaaaacctGGGGGCAGATCTTCAACTCCTGTAGATCAGCCTTTCATCCAGAGAGGTTCTACCACATTACCGTGTGAAATAACTGTGATGTGAAAACAAGTCTTCTTTGTCCATGTGCAAAAAGCTCATGAACAAAGCTGCCCCCATCTCCTTTCTCTTTACAAAGAAAGTAAGAGttcatttaaagaaattacttcatACCTAAAACCATACAGGGAGCGAAAAAGATCTACAGTGCCTCATTTGCTTTTCCTATCAGTACTTGCTTTTCATCACCTGTATGTGTGCAGAGAATACTGCAGAGAATACAAAACAGTTTGCAAATTGCTTGTTGCAACCCAAAATTTACTTAAGCCTGCAGAAAGACGGATTTCATTTTACCCTTTTTTCTGCTGGTTCAGAATACATTTAAtcagaggaaatattttagcCTTAAATTAATGTCTATCACGCTGAAGGAACATGTACTTCTCTGCATCTGTACGCAGGTAATCACTAAAAAGTCATCTGGCTACATGTGTTTTCTACCTATCTACTAAATCAGAGCTCTGTGTGTATTTAAGACTCCACCTGAAGGACTCTGGGGCTATGAAAGACAACACTTCTGTTGCAGCAAAGCCTGCAAGAAAGCTTCATACAGCTCAACAAAAACAAATTAGGGCTGTCCCCCTCTACCACCTTACTATAGACAGTTTTACATCTAACATTCCTCAGGAGATGCACTAGACACTGAGTTTTGTAGCCTCTTGTGACCTTCttctacttgttttcttttaagcagGTAAGAAGAGCCCACCTGCTGAGGACAAAGTTGTGTTAACACATATGAAGATACTGAGCAATGAAGGAATTCAAAACCCAGGGTTAAACCCAGAGGCTCCAGCTGACACAGCCTGCACAGAAGAGTCCCGTCTCCCTGGTGCCAGCCTCCCACCGGACTGCCAGGGAAATCCGAATGCAGCAGCCGCACCAGCAGATCCAGACTATGCAGATGCCCCGGCAAGCACAGACTATGTAGCCACGCTGCCTGACCTCAGTGCCTTTGAGTCCAAGTGCCGACTTCATAGATTCTCCAAATTTGAATCTGAGGACTCGGGGGTTGAATTGCCAAGTGGGGCTAATTCTCCATCAACACCAACGGGTTCAGAGAAGAGCTTTGTGCTTCACAGCAGAGACTCATTTTGTGACTCAGGTGTGCTTAGCACCTCTTCTTCTCCAGAAATTGACCATCTGATAATGAGAACATGTAAAGAGCATGCCAGAAAAGTCAGCCACCAAGATCCAGAGGGTGAAAAACAAGCTGAGTACTACAGCCAGGAGGCAGATGCTATGCAGGGTCCTACAGCTTCCCTTGAAGACTTCAGTATCCCTCCAGGAGAAAGTCCTGATGAACATTTTGACCAAAGCAAAAGGCAATCTCTGGAAAAAGAACCTACCCCAGAGACAGACCTTCCCAGGGAAAGCACTCTTCCCACCCCAGCTCCGATAGAAGAGCCAAAGATAATTGCTGACAATTTCTCAGAGAACTTTGGCAGCATGCAAGACCTTCAGATCCATGGACATCAGCTGAAGAAGTACCCCA belongs to Harpia harpyja isolate bHarHar1 chromosome 10, bHarHar1 primary haplotype, whole genome shotgun sequence and includes:
- the LOC128146801 gene encoding uncharacterized protein LOC128146801 isoform X1 codes for the protein MFSWHRSVTLGAPWRRAGKKSPPAEDKVVLTHMKILSNEGIQNPGLNPEAPADTACTEESRLPGASLPPDCQGNPNAAAAPADPDYADAPASTDYVATLPDLSAFESKCRLHRFSKFESEDSGVELPSGANSPSTPTGSEKSFVLHSRDSFCDSGVLSTSSSPEIDHLIMRTCKEHARKVSHQDPEGEKQAEYYSQEADAMQGPTASLEDFSIPPGESPDEHFDQSKRQSLEKEPTPETDLPRESTLPTPAPIEEPKIIADNFSENFGSMQDLQIHGHQLKKYPTSDSLNEYMDECCRLSEVNQGNSKALGSGLGYLEHICQLIEKIGQLQEHNLRLQKQVCSLQKEQKMSQIKEEYLLQHCSCGAASVFLNSYQDMKTFFAGRSRPHSLLVQTGNPSDLSIIPEIGVNTEKLSSCNGRGRYPESGNSQPGLRKSSNNRNNKENEFREAGNMAERQAFPSKDPAVRKGLDVSKIISGESHAWGRMRDLMRKTRLRNQNKLGLSSAALKRSCPQLYRPDIMSSELKKTERNSMIVLGQNTKNENIWPF
- the LOC128146801 gene encoding uncharacterized protein LOC128146801 isoform X3; the protein is MLRSLLSGCLCPHAAGKKSPPAEDKVVLTHMKILSNEGIQNPGLNPEAPADTACTEESRLPGASLPPDCQGNPNAAAAPADPDYADAPASTDYVATLPDLSAFESKCRLHRFSKFESEDSGVELPSGANSPSTPTGSEKSFVLHSRDSFCDSGVLSTSSSPEIDHLIMRTCKEHARKVSHQDPEGEKQAEYYSQEADAMQGPTASLEDFSIPPGESPDEHFDQSKRQSLEKEPTPETDLPRESTLPTPAPIEEPKIIADNFSENFGSMQDLQIHGHQLKKYPTSDSLNEYMDECCRLSEVNQGNSKALGSGLGYLEHICQLIEKIGQLQEHNLRLQKQVCSLQKEQKMSQIKEEYLLQHCSCGAASVFLNSYQDMKTFFAGRSRPHSLLVQTGNPSDLSIIPEIGVNTEKLSSCNGRGRYPESGNSQPGLRKSSNNRNNKENEFREAGNMAERQAFPSKDPAVRKGLDVSKIISGESHAWGRMRDLMRKTRLRNQNKLGLSSAALKRSCPQLYRPDIMSSELKKTERNSMIVLGQNTKNENIWPF
- the LOC128146801 gene encoding uncharacterized protein LOC128146801 isoform X4, producing MLRSLLSGCLCPHAGKKSPPAEDKVVLTHMKILSNEGIQNPGLNPEAPADTACTEESRLPGASLPPDCQGNPNAAAAPADPDYADAPASTDYVATLPDLSAFESKCRLHRFSKFESEDSGVELPSGANSPSTPTGSEKSFVLHSRDSFCDSGVLSTSSSPEIDHLIMRTCKEHARKVSHQDPEGEKQAEYYSQEADAMQGPTASLEDFSIPPGESPDEHFDQSKRQSLEKEPTPETDLPRESTLPTPAPIEEPKIIADNFSENFGSMQDLQIHGHQLKKYPTSDSLNEYMDECCRLSEVNQGNSKALGSGLGYLEHICQLIEKIGQLQEHNLRLQKQVCSLQKEQKMSQIKEEYLLQHCSCGAASVFLNSYQDMKTFFAGRSRPHSLLVQTGNPSDLSIIPEIGVNTEKLSSCNGRGRYPESGNSQPGLRKSSNNRNNKENEFREAGNMAERQAFPSKDPAVRKGLDVSKIISGESHAWGRMRDLMRKTRLRNQNKLGLSSAALKRSCPQLYRPDIMSSELKKTERNSMIVLGQNTKNENIWPF
- the LOC128146801 gene encoding uncharacterized protein LOC128146801 isoform X2, whose amino-acid sequence is MFSWHRSVTLGAPWRRGKKSPPAEDKVVLTHMKILSNEGIQNPGLNPEAPADTACTEESRLPGASLPPDCQGNPNAAAAPADPDYADAPASTDYVATLPDLSAFESKCRLHRFSKFESEDSGVELPSGANSPSTPTGSEKSFVLHSRDSFCDSGVLSTSSSPEIDHLIMRTCKEHARKVSHQDPEGEKQAEYYSQEADAMQGPTASLEDFSIPPGESPDEHFDQSKRQSLEKEPTPETDLPRESTLPTPAPIEEPKIIADNFSENFGSMQDLQIHGHQLKKYPTSDSLNEYMDECCRLSEVNQGNSKALGSGLGYLEHICQLIEKIGQLQEHNLRLQKQVCSLQKEQKMSQIKEEYLLQHCSCGAASVFLNSYQDMKTFFAGRSRPHSLLVQTGNPSDLSIIPEIGVNTEKLSSCNGRGRYPESGNSQPGLRKSSNNRNNKENEFREAGNMAERQAFPSKDPAVRKGLDVSKIISGESHAWGRMRDLMRKTRLRNQNKLGLSSAALKRSCPQLYRPDIMSSELKKTERNSMIVLGQNTKNENIWPF